A portion of the Stigmatella aurantiaca DW4/3-1 genome contains these proteins:
- a CDS encoding glycosyltransferase gives MAVHQLIPSFVAGDATGQAALHLQLLLRRMGLFGEIHAAEVGEGLESLAQPLEALRPGPEDLVLYHHGIASPLSGHLMHLPCRRGIVFHNISPARFYAGTPLAEALTSGRAQLAAMAPFVDLAIGVSDFNTAELRAAGYSNLHTVPLFIEPGRFSAPSADPSLLEKLKGPAPAVLSVSRVAPHKRFEDLIALHAELLRLRPQARLLLVGGYEPGSRYFKSLQRAAQGLTGVHFLGRLNHAELVAAYRSAQLFVSMSEHEGFGVPLIEAMASEVPVLAFGAAAVPETLGGAGIAFDQKHFSFLAELVVEVSENRPLRERILKGQARRLAAFSAENSQRALEKALATVAPARPASRRRTATPKRPRVALVVQRYGEVTGGAERHAQQVAEHLAPHWNLTLLTTCAKNHLSWENVFPAGEDRVEGLPVWRFPVTRTRHIRPFNGLSRQVFDRPNERLREEHWVAEQGPLCPGLLAHLASSKDRYDGYLFFTYLYAPTVWGLPLVASRSLLVPTAHDEPPLRFGVYADVFERPRVLMCNTPEEVALIDRFYPDHARARVVGVGVDRPAAEAGRFRQKYGVNRNYLLYVGRLEPGKGIPELLAHHQALQERYRDAPDLVLAGEANMALGGKGVHYVGRVSEQDKHDALAGALAVVVPSRFESLSLLTLEAFAQGTPVLVNGHSEVLAGQVARSKAGRTYTDLESFITGLREVGEQHKALGRKGLAYAKRHGWPQVVEAYREEMDLIIQEKRR, from the coding sequence ATGGCGGTCCATCAGTTGATTCCCAGCTTCGTCGCGGGTGACGCCACCGGCCAGGCCGCGCTGCACCTCCAGTTGCTGCTGCGCCGGATGGGCCTCTTCGGTGAGATTCATGCCGCCGAGGTGGGCGAGGGGCTGGAGTCCCTCGCCCAGCCCCTCGAAGCGCTGCGCCCCGGCCCCGAGGATCTCGTCCTCTACCACCACGGCATCGCCTCGCCGCTGAGCGGCCACCTGATGCACCTGCCCTGTCGCCGGGGCATCGTCTTCCACAACATCAGCCCCGCGCGGTTCTACGCGGGCACCCCCTTGGCCGAGGCGCTCACCTCGGGCCGTGCCCAGCTCGCCGCGATGGCGCCCTTCGTGGACCTGGCCATCGGCGTCTCGGACTTCAACACCGCGGAGCTGCGCGCCGCGGGCTACTCGAACCTCCACACCGTTCCCCTCTTCATCGAGCCAGGGCGTTTCTCGGCGCCCTCGGCGGACCCCTCCTTGCTCGAAAAGCTGAAGGGCCCCGCCCCGGCCGTGCTGAGCGTGAGCCGCGTGGCCCCCCACAAACGCTTCGAGGATCTGATCGCCCTGCACGCGGAACTCTTGCGGCTGAGGCCGCAAGCCCGCCTGCTGCTGGTGGGCGGCTATGAGCCGGGAAGCCGCTACTTCAAGTCCCTCCAGCGCGCCGCGCAGGGGCTGACCGGCGTGCACTTCCTGGGGAGGCTGAACCACGCGGAGTTGGTGGCGGCCTACCGCTCCGCCCAGCTCTTCGTCTCCATGAGCGAACACGAGGGGTTCGGCGTTCCGCTCATCGAGGCCATGGCCTCCGAAGTGCCCGTGCTCGCCTTCGGCGCCGCTGCCGTCCCGGAGACCCTGGGGGGCGCGGGCATCGCCTTTGACCAGAAACACTTCTCCTTCCTGGCCGAACTCGTGGTGGAGGTAAGCGAGAACCGTCCCCTGCGGGAGCGGATTCTGAAGGGCCAGGCCCGTCGCCTCGCGGCGTTCTCGGCCGAGAACAGTCAACGGGCCCTGGAGAAGGCCCTCGCCACGGTGGCCCCCGCCCGCCCCGCTTCCCGCCGCCGGACGGCAACGCCGAAGCGGCCCCGCGTGGCCCTCGTGGTCCAGCGCTACGGCGAGGTGACCGGCGGCGCCGAGCGCCATGCCCAGCAGGTGGCCGAGCACCTGGCCCCCCATTGGAACCTCACCCTGCTCACCACCTGCGCGAAGAACCACCTGTCCTGGGAGAACGTCTTCCCTGCCGGAGAGGATCGCGTGGAAGGTCTGCCCGTGTGGCGCTTCCCGGTGACGCGCACACGCCACATCCGCCCCTTCAATGGCCTGTCACGCCAGGTCTTCGATCGCCCCAACGAGCGGCTGCGCGAAGAGCACTGGGTGGCCGAGCAGGGCCCGCTCTGCCCTGGGCTGCTGGCGCACCTGGCCTCCTCTAAGGACCGTTACGACGGTTACCTGTTCTTCACCTATCTGTATGCCCCCACGGTCTGGGGGCTTCCCCTGGTGGCCTCCCGCTCGCTGCTGGTGCCCACCGCGCACGACGAGCCCCCGCTGCGCTTCGGTGTCTACGCGGACGTTTTCGAGCGGCCCCGGGTGCTCATGTGCAACACCCCGGAGGAGGTGGCCCTCATCGACCGCTTCTACCCGGACCATGCCCGCGCCCGGGTGGTGGGGGTGGGCGTGGACCGGCCCGCCGCGGAGGCCGGGCGCTTCCGCCAGAAGTACGGCGTGAACCGCAATTACCTCCTCTATGTGGGGCGGCTGGAGCCGGGCAAAGGCATCCCCGAGCTGCTCGCCCACCATCAGGCCCTCCAGGAGCGCTACCGGGACGCGCCGGACCTGGTGCTCGCGGGCGAGGCGAACATGGCGCTGGGCGGCAAGGGCGTGCACTACGTGGGCCGGGTGAGCGAGCAGGACAAGCACGACGCCCTGGCCGGAGCCCTCGCGGTGGTGGTGCCCTCCCGCTTCGAGAGCCTCTCGCTGCTGACCTTGGAGGCCTTCGCGCAGGGCACGCCCGTGCTCGTCAACGGGCACTCGGAAGTGCTGGCCGGCCAGGTGGCCCGTAGCAAGGCGGGCCGGACCTACACGGACCTGGAGTCCTTCATCACCGGCCTGAGGGAAGTGGGCGAGCAGCACAAGGCCCTGGGACGCAAAGGGCTGGCCTACGCGAAGCGTCACGGATGGCCCCAGGTGGTAGAGGCTTACCGGGAAGAGATGGACCTCATTATCCAGGAGAAGCGCCGATGA
- the moeB gene encoding molybdopterin-synthase adenylyltransferase MoeB: MAPSFRDILSSTKKEIREVPVESVKQMLDARRAFKLIDVREGDEYAAGRLPGALSIPRGFLELRIEEKAGRDEELVLYCAAGTRSALAAKTLQDMGYTHVSSMAGGYSRWHDASFPVEKPVVLSAEQKERYRRHLAIPEVGEEGQARLLKAKVLLMGVGGLGSPAALYLAAAGVGTLGIIDMDVVDLSNLQRQVIHTREWAGKPKTESAVEAIRSLNPDVKVIPFHERLTAENVLRILEPFEMVLDGGDNFPTRYLLNDACVMLGKPNIHGSIYRFEGQVTSFVPGQGPCYRCLYPHPPPPDMAPSCAEAGVLGVLPGIIGLFQATEALKLILGVGEPLVGRLLNFDALGTRFQQLKIRRDPACPVCREGAQVELIDYEQFCAPPM; the protein is encoded by the coding sequence ATGGCGCCCTCATTCCGAGACATCCTGTCCAGCACGAAGAAGGAGATCCGCGAGGTGCCGGTCGAGAGCGTCAAGCAGATGCTCGACGCGAGACGCGCCTTCAAACTCATCGACGTGCGGGAAGGGGACGAGTACGCCGCCGGGCGCCTGCCGGGCGCCCTCTCCATCCCGCGCGGCTTCCTGGAACTGCGCATCGAGGAGAAGGCCGGCCGCGACGAGGAACTCGTGCTCTATTGCGCGGCAGGGACCCGGTCGGCGCTCGCGGCCAAGACGCTTCAGGACATGGGCTACACGCACGTCTCCTCGATGGCGGGAGGCTACAGCCGCTGGCATGACGCCTCCTTTCCCGTGGAGAAGCCCGTGGTGCTGTCCGCCGAGCAGAAGGAGCGCTACCGGCGGCACCTGGCCATCCCCGAGGTGGGGGAGGAGGGGCAGGCCCGCCTCTTGAAGGCGAAGGTGCTGCTCATGGGGGTCGGCGGGCTGGGTTCTCCGGCGGCCCTTTATCTGGCGGCGGCCGGGGTGGGGACGCTCGGCATCATCGACATGGATGTGGTGGACCTCTCCAACCTCCAGCGTCAGGTCATCCACACCCGCGAGTGGGCTGGCAAGCCGAAGACCGAGAGCGCCGTGGAGGCCATCCGGTCCCTCAACCCGGACGTGAAGGTCATTCCCTTCCACGAGCGGCTGACGGCCGAGAACGTGCTGCGCATCCTCGAACCCTTCGAGATGGTGCTGGATGGTGGAGACAACTTTCCCACCCGCTACCTGCTCAACGATGCGTGCGTGATGCTGGGCAAGCCGAACATCCACGGATCCATCTACCGGTTCGAGGGGCAGGTGACGTCGTTCGTTCCGGGGCAGGGGCCTTGTTACCGCTGCCTGTACCCGCATCCACCTCCGCCCGACATGGCCCCCTCGTGTGCCGAGGCGGGAGTGCTCGGGGTGCTCCCGGGAATCATCGGCCTGTTCCAGGCCACCGAGGCGCTCAAGCTCATCCTGGGGGTGGGGGAGCCCCTGGTGGGGCGGTTGCTCAACTTCGATGCCCTGGGAACGCGCTTCCAGCAACTGAAGATCCGGCGTGACCCGGCGTGTCCGGTCTGCCGGGAGGGCGCCCAGGTGGAGCTCATCGACTACGAGCAGTTCTGCGCTCCTCCCATGTGA
- a CDS encoding class I SAM-dependent methyltransferase has protein sequence MQTRMPQGVVARSSPEPYLAPVPDACYLCQGRQLRLRHPARGTPEGGDVAAYRCTSFGHRAHPPIWECEECGMLFQWPMRSAEALLQAYGDVEDPLYVAEKDNRYRTFRRVLKQMGPGQGRTLLDVGAYCGYFLDVAREGGFRPEGLELSRWAAEHARALGFTVHGRPLRELVARGNTYDVVTLWDVVEHFADPREELAMAFQLVRPGGRIYLSTIDVSSLVARLLGGQWPWLMDMHLFYFGRATLSMLLEEVGFRVVGVRTYTHIISADYLLRKLAASFHPAAPVLGGLRRLVPHRWSVPFNLGDNMLMTAERP, from the coding sequence GTGCAAACCCGAATGCCCCAAGGTGTCGTCGCCCGCTCTTCGCCGGAGCCCTACTTGGCCCCGGTCCCCGATGCTTGCTACCTGTGCCAGGGACGGCAGCTCCGGCTGCGGCATCCCGCCCGGGGAACGCCCGAGGGTGGGGACGTGGCGGCTTACCGGTGCACCTCCTTCGGCCATCGCGCCCACCCGCCCATCTGGGAGTGCGAGGAGTGTGGGATGCTCTTCCAGTGGCCCATGCGCTCCGCGGAGGCGCTGCTCCAGGCCTACGGGGATGTGGAGGATCCGCTCTACGTCGCGGAGAAGGACAACCGCTACCGGACGTTCCGGCGGGTCTTGAAGCAGATGGGCCCGGGGCAGGGCAGAACCCTGCTCGATGTGGGGGCTTACTGCGGCTACTTCCTGGACGTGGCCCGGGAGGGCGGCTTTCGCCCCGAGGGGTTGGAGCTTTCCCGCTGGGCGGCCGAGCATGCCCGGGCGCTCGGTTTCACCGTGCACGGCCGGCCGCTGCGGGAGCTGGTGGCGCGGGGAAATACGTACGACGTGGTGACGCTCTGGGATGTGGTGGAGCACTTCGCCGATCCCCGGGAGGAGCTCGCCATGGCCTTTCAACTCGTGCGCCCCGGCGGCCGCATCTACCTGTCCACCATCGATGTGAGCAGCCTCGTGGCGCGCCTGCTGGGAGGACAGTGGCCCTGGCTGATGGACATGCACCTGTTCTACTTCGGCCGCGCCACGCTCTCGATGCTGCTGGAAGAAGTGGGATTCCGGGTCGTAGGAGTGCGGACATATACCCACATCATCTCCGCTGACTATCTGTTGCGAAAGCTGGCGGCGAGCTTCCATCCCGCGGCGCCGGTGTTGGGAGGGCTTCGGCGGCTGGTGCCCCACCGTTGGTCGGTCCCCTTCAACCTGGGCGACAATATGCTGATGACCGCCGAGCGGCCCTGA
- a CDS encoding FAD-dependent oxidoreductase: protein MTSSSPALTLGLPGFTFEDLYRPRGLRRLAERFDAWLGEREPELLQAFDAYRKSGGTSVSGPAESELLIRVSRHVGAFLARLFNIDTETETLARRLTGELPLFDFKRDFITRRVFKKGAPDRPALAEYPSLDARMRLLLQLGFPETVAQGDLERGLAESILTLMDLERVLSGALPAAQQDRAPGLRARWASLRTALVSTPEGKEAFGSSLVPQGEDAAELQAVRALLSLADRWTYARALHPELKELFHIWPTHRIPKPLVFDQLVSLHRPDPQMPEIAESPEHHLRHRDGFKLTDRRGTMRDVMNEVDYCVICHEREKDSCSKGFKAKDPVAEGHTYKKNPLGIPLTGCPLDERISEVHALKREGLSVGALAMVMLDNPMCPGTGHRICNDCMKACIFQKQEPVNIPLAETATLTDVLELPWGFEIYGLLSRWNPLNVRRPYALPYIGRNALVVGLGPAGYTLAHYLLNEGFGVTGVDGLKIEPFPDELVGRNGQPLQPIRDWRALTRELDERVLEGFGGVSEYGITVRWDKNFLTLIHLTLARRENLHIYGGVRFGGTLTIDDAWALGFDHIAIAAGAGRPTIIGMKNNLIRGIRKASDFLMALQLTGAFKKDSLANLQVQLPAIVIGGGLTGIDTATELMAYYPVQVQRILDRHEQLTAELSEETVLARLDAEERLTYHMFLEHGRAVRAEREKALAEGRSPDFIQLVRGWGGVSLVYRRSLTESPAYRLNHEEVVKALEEGIRFIERMSPTEALPDASGAVRAIRFERMVTQDGKLKGSGEFFELPAKTVCVAAGTSPNVTYEKEYPGTFQLDGNKEYFQGFELEEAGASFELKPVPAREDLDAPVGFFTSYQKAGRFISFYGDNHPTYAGNVVKAMASAKDGYPQVARLFAQEVAAMDFSDEVAQGQREAKLAAHFAKLDEALNATIVAVNRLTPTIVEVVVKAPFAASHFEPGQFYRLQNFERLAPVVDGTRLTMEGLALTGAWVDKEKGLMGTIVLEMGSSSRLCAALRPGEAVVLMGPTGTPTEIAHNETVVLVGGGLGNAVLFSIARSLKAAGCRVVYFAGYRQKIDSFKHSEIEAGTDQIIWSVDGGDMIDARRPQDASFRGNVVQAMLAYAQGQLGPQPVISLNEVDRIIAIGSDRMMRAVQEARRGVLQPFLKPGHEAIGSINSPMQCMMKEICAQCLQKHVDPRTGKETWVFSCYNQDQNLDQVDFVNLNQRLRGNTVMEKVSDVFLARLLKKAPQLKRV, encoded by the coding sequence ATGACCTCCTCCAGCCCCGCGTTGACCCTGGGCCTTCCTGGGTTCACTTTCGAGGACCTCTACCGTCCACGGGGCCTGCGCCGGCTCGCGGAACGCTTCGATGCCTGGCTGGGCGAGCGCGAGCCCGAACTGCTCCAGGCTTTCGATGCCTACCGGAAGTCCGGGGGGACGAGCGTCTCGGGTCCCGCCGAATCCGAACTCCTCATCCGCGTCTCCCGCCACGTGGGCGCCTTCCTCGCGCGCCTCTTCAACATCGACACGGAGACCGAGACCCTGGCCCGCCGCCTGACGGGCGAGCTTCCGCTGTTCGACTTCAAGCGCGACTTCATCACCCGCCGGGTCTTCAAGAAGGGCGCCCCGGACCGTCCGGCGCTCGCGGAGTACCCCTCGCTGGACGCCCGGATGCGCCTGCTGCTCCAGCTGGGCTTTCCGGAGACCGTGGCGCAGGGAGATCTGGAGCGGGGGCTGGCCGAGTCCATCCTCACGCTGATGGACCTGGAGCGCGTCCTCTCCGGCGCCCTGCCCGCGGCGCAGCAGGACCGCGCCCCCGGGCTGCGCGCGCGCTGGGCCTCGCTGCGGACCGCGCTCGTGTCCACGCCCGAGGGAAAAGAGGCCTTCGGCTCCAGCCTCGTTCCCCAGGGCGAAGACGCGGCGGAGCTCCAGGCGGTGCGCGCCCTGCTCTCGCTGGCGGACCGCTGGACGTACGCCCGAGCGCTGCACCCGGAGCTCAAAGAGCTGTTCCACATCTGGCCCACGCACCGCATCCCCAAGCCCCTCGTCTTCGACCAGCTCGTCTCGCTGCACCGGCCCGATCCGCAAATGCCAGAGATCGCCGAGAGCCCCGAGCACCACCTGCGCCACCGGGATGGGTTCAAGCTCACCGATCGCCGCGGCACGATGCGCGACGTGATGAACGAGGTGGACTACTGCGTCATCTGCCACGAGCGCGAGAAGGACTCCTGCTCCAAGGGCTTCAAGGCGAAGGACCCGGTGGCCGAGGGGCACACCTACAAGAAGAACCCGCTGGGCATCCCCCTCACCGGCTGCCCTCTGGACGAGCGCATCTCCGAGGTCCATGCGCTCAAGCGCGAGGGGCTCTCGGTCGGGGCGCTGGCCATGGTGATGCTGGACAACCCGATGTGCCCGGGCACCGGCCACCGCATCTGCAACGACTGCATGAAGGCCTGCATCTTCCAGAAGCAGGAGCCGGTGAACATCCCCCTGGCGGAGACCGCGACGCTCACGGACGTGCTGGAGCTGCCGTGGGGCTTCGAGATCTACGGGCTCCTGTCCCGGTGGAATCCGCTCAACGTCCGCCGGCCGTACGCGCTGCCCTACATCGGCCGCAACGCGCTGGTGGTGGGCCTGGGCCCCGCGGGCTACACGCTGGCGCACTACCTGCTCAACGAGGGGTTCGGCGTCACGGGCGTGGATGGCCTGAAGATCGAGCCCTTCCCCGACGAGCTGGTGGGCCGCAACGGCCAGCCGCTCCAGCCCATCCGGGACTGGCGGGCCTTGACCCGCGAGCTGGACGAGCGGGTGCTGGAGGGCTTTGGGGGGGTGTCCGAGTACGGCATCACCGTGCGCTGGGACAAGAACTTCCTCACCCTCATCCACCTGACGCTGGCGCGCCGGGAGAACCTGCACATCTACGGCGGCGTGCGCTTCGGTGGCACCCTCACCATCGATGATGCCTGGGCGCTGGGCTTCGACCACATCGCCATCGCCGCGGGCGCGGGCCGTCCCACCATCATCGGGATGAAGAACAACCTCATCCGGGGCATCCGCAAGGCGAGCGACTTCCTGATGGCGTTGCAGCTCACGGGCGCCTTCAAGAAGGACTCGCTGGCCAACCTCCAGGTGCAGTTGCCCGCCATCGTCATTGGCGGAGGCCTGACGGGCATCGACACGGCCACCGAGCTGATGGCGTACTACCCGGTGCAGGTGCAGCGCATCCTCGATCGCCACGAGCAGCTGACCGCGGAGCTGAGCGAGGAGACGGTCCTGGCCCGGCTGGACGCGGAGGAGCGCCTCACCTACCACATGTTCCTGGAGCATGGCCGCGCGGTGCGCGCCGAGCGCGAGAAGGCGCTCGCGGAGGGCCGGAGCCCGGACTTCATCCAGCTGGTGCGCGGCTGGGGCGGCGTGAGCCTCGTCTACCGCCGCAGCCTCACCGAGTCCCCCGCCTACCGGCTCAACCACGAAGAGGTGGTGAAGGCACTCGAGGAGGGCATCCGTTTCATCGAGCGGATGAGCCCCACGGAGGCCCTGCCGGACGCGAGCGGCGCGGTGCGGGCCATCCGCTTCGAGCGCATGGTGACCCAGGACGGCAAGCTCAAGGGCAGCGGCGAGTTCTTCGAGCTGCCCGCGAAGACCGTCTGCGTGGCCGCGGGCACCTCGCCCAACGTGACCTACGAGAAGGAGTACCCGGGGACCTTCCAGCTCGACGGCAACAAGGAATACTTCCAGGGCTTCGAGCTGGAGGAGGCCGGTGCGTCCTTCGAGCTGAAGCCCGTGCCCGCCCGCGAGGACCTGGATGCCCCGGTGGGCTTCTTCACCTCGTACCAGAAGGCGGGCCGCTTCATCTCCTTCTACGGAGACAACCACCCCACCTACGCGGGCAACGTGGTGAAGGCCATGGCGAGCGCCAAGGATGGCTACCCGCAGGTGGCCCGCCTCTTCGCCCAGGAAGTCGCCGCGATGGACTTCTCGGACGAGGTGGCCCAGGGCCAGCGCGAAGCCAAGCTTGCCGCCCACTTCGCGAAGCTGGACGAGGCGCTCAACGCCACCATCGTGGCCGTCAACCGCCTCACCCCCACCATCGTGGAGGTGGTGGTGAAGGCCCCCTTCGCCGCCAGCCACTTCGAGCCGGGACAGTTCTACCGGCTCCAGAACTTCGAGCGGCTGGCGCCCGTCGTGGACGGCACGCGGCTGACGATGGAGGGGCTTGCCCTCACCGGCGCCTGGGTGGACAAGGAGAAGGGGTTGATGGGGACCATCGTGCTGGAGATGGGCTCCTCCTCACGCCTGTGCGCCGCGCTGCGGCCCGGAGAAGCCGTGGTCCTCATGGGACCGACCGGTACCCCCACGGAGATCGCCCACAACGAGACCGTGGTGCTGGTGGGCGGCGGCCTGGGCAACGCGGTGCTCTTCTCCATCGCCCGCTCGCTGAAGGCCGCGGGCTGCCGCGTCGTCTACTTCGCCGGCTACCGGCAGAAGATCGACAGCTTCAAGCACAGCGAGATCGAAGCCGGCACGGACCAGATCATCTGGTCGGTGGACGGGGGAGACATGATTGATGCACGGCGGCCACAGGACGCCAGCTTCCGGGGCAATGTCGTCCAGGCGATGCTCGCCTACGCCCAGGGGCAGTTGGGCCCGCAGCCCGTCATCTCCCTGAACGAGGTGGACCGCATCATCGCCATCGGCTCGGACCGGATGATGCGCGCGGTCCAGGAGGCCCGCCGCGGCGTGCTCCAGCCCTTCCTCAAGCCCGGCCACGAGGCCATCGGCTCCATCAACTCGCCGATGCAGTGCATGATGAAGGAGATCTGCGCCCAGTGCCTCCAGAAGCACGTGGACCCCCGCACGGGCAAGGAGACGTGGGTCTTCTCCTGCTACAACCAGGACCAGAACCTGGACCAGGTGGACTTCGTCAACCTGAACCAACGCCTGCGCGGCAACACGGTGATGGAGAAGGTGTCGGACGTCTTCCTGGCCCGGCTGCTCAAGAAGGCGCCCCAGCTCAAGCGCGTCTGA
- a CDS encoding SixA phosphatase family protein, producing the protein MRLFLVRHGDADAEIPEGLGDEARALTAKARANTAQHFASLAERMGPISLILTSPLVRTVQTSQILSSATKHEGLLRVHRCLLPDMPVGAVEPVIAEHADQNLVLVGHQPSMGALAAHLLGMQSFPKPVNPGTVIALERSEEAGAPLKFLFYAPPGQQVLDSIQ; encoded by the coding sequence TTGAGGCTTTTCCTGGTAAGGCACGGCGATGCGGACGCAGAGATCCCCGAGGGGCTCGGCGACGAGGCGCGCGCGCTGACCGCGAAGGCCCGCGCCAACACTGCCCAGCACTTCGCGTCGCTGGCCGAGCGCATGGGTCCCATCTCGCTCATCCTGACGAGCCCGCTGGTCCGCACGGTCCAGACCTCGCAAATCCTCTCCTCGGCGACGAAGCACGAGGGCCTGCTGCGGGTGCACCGCTGCCTGCTGCCCGACATGCCCGTGGGCGCCGTGGAGCCGGTGATCGCCGAGCACGCGGACCAGAACCTGGTCCTCGTGGGGCACCAGCCCTCCATGGGGGCCTTGGCGGCGCACCTGCTGGGCATGCAGTCCTTCCCCAAGCCCGTCAACCCGGGCACGGTCATCGCCCTGGAGCGCTCCGAGGAAGCCGGTGCCCCCCTGAAGTTCCTGTTCTACGCGCCCCCCGGCCAGCAAGTCCTCGACTCCATCCAGTAA
- the cyaY gene encoding iron donor protein CyaY, which produces MMDEARYNQLVASVFKRMLSAADGIDPDVLEADVTGDMLTLTAPSREKCIVNTQRAVRQIWVAGKSQGIHFSYEEGTGTWKDDKGRGLELFSFVAEVVRDISGADFAYPS; this is translated from the coding sequence ATGATGGACGAAGCCCGTTATAACCAGCTCGTCGCTTCTGTCTTCAAGCGGATGCTCTCGGCGGCGGATGGCATTGATCCGGACGTCCTCGAGGCGGATGTCACCGGGGACATGCTCACCCTCACGGCCCCCTCGCGTGAGAAGTGCATCGTCAACACCCAGCGCGCCGTCCGGCAGATCTGGGTGGCGGGCAAGAGCCAGGGCATCCACTTCTCCTATGAAGAGGGCACCGGCACCTGGAAGGACGACAAGGGCCGGGGGCTGGAGCTCTTCTCCTTTGTCGCCGAGGTGGTCCGCGACATCAGCGGCGCGGACTTCGCCTACCCGTCCTGA
- a CDS encoding response regulator, which yields MRSALIAEPSPPVSTALRKFLESAGYEVGIVSTSGEALREFRARAPGILLASQSAALDGEALCRQVKEESPDTPVLLLYMPEEEHPEPRSAGAGADAFLVGPLKRTTVVTCVGLLFQLFEARAAAQAVSPPPEASAQAPGEADAPNRRTDAASSPDFEFLKRLLLMEVKRSRRYRYPIALLLLELDRLPEHLAPLGPTRRTAVLAEILALFVEAMRDIDVTVPISEGRFVSFMPHTAKDGALMVAERLRQRVKTLAPLPDLTLSMGLSVFEPTVTRGQTQVSFGNLMRDASEALRKAQAAGGDRVEFSERAKQEPRDKPQDG from the coding sequence ATGCGCTCCGCACTCATTGCCGAGCCCTCCCCCCCGGTCTCCACGGCGCTTCGCAAGTTCCTGGAGAGCGCGGGGTATGAAGTGGGCATCGTCAGCACCTCGGGCGAGGCGCTGCGGGAGTTCCGCGCGCGTGCGCCGGGCATTCTGTTGGCCTCCCAGAGCGCTGCCCTCGACGGAGAAGCGCTCTGCCGCCAGGTGAAGGAGGAGTCGCCGGACACGCCGGTGCTCCTGCTCTACATGCCCGAAGAAGAGCACCCCGAGCCGCGCTCGGCGGGCGCGGGCGCGGACGCCTTCCTGGTGGGGCCCCTCAAGCGCACCACGGTGGTGACGTGTGTGGGGCTGCTGTTCCAGCTGTTCGAGGCCCGGGCCGCCGCTCAGGCGGTCTCCCCGCCCCCGGAGGCTTCTGCGCAGGCACCGGGGGAGGCGGACGCCCCCAATCGGCGCACGGACGCGGCCAGCTCTCCGGACTTCGAGTTCCTCAAGCGGTTGCTGCTGATGGAGGTGAAGCGCAGCCGGCGCTATCGCTACCCCATCGCCCTGTTGCTGCTGGAGCTGGATCGCCTGCCCGAGCACCTGGCCCCGCTCGGCCCCACGCGGCGCACGGCGGTGCTCGCGGAGATCCTCGCGCTGTTCGTCGAGGCGATGCGCGATATCGACGTCACCGTTCCCATCTCCGAAGGCCGGTTCGTCTCCTTCATGCCGCACACGGCGAAGGACGGCGCCTTGATGGTGGCCGAGCGGCTTCGCCAGCGGGTGAAGACGCTGGCGCCCTTGCCGGATTTGACCCTGTCCATGGGGCTGTCCGTGTTCGAGCCCACGGTGACCCGGGGGCAGACCCAGGTCAGCTTCGGGAACTTGATGAGGGATGCCAGCGAAGCGCTCCGCAAGGCTCAGGCCGCGGGCGGGGACCGGGTGGAGTTCAGCGAGCGGGCCAAGCAGGAGCCGCGGGACAAGCCTCAGGACGGGTAG
- the frr gene encoding ribosome recycling factor has product MANEDVLKELKGRIDKTLDDLKRELAKVRTGRASTAILDGVRVDYYGTPTPLAGVASVNAPEPRLITIKPFDKSSLKEIEKALREANLGINPMNDGEMIRLPFPPLTEERRKDIAKQVKSKGEEHKVAIRNIRRDANEALKEKLKAKTITEDDNKRTSEKVQKETDAGVAQVDSIIAAKEKEVMSV; this is encoded by the coding sequence ATGGCGAATGAAGACGTGCTGAAGGAGTTGAAGGGCCGGATCGACAAGACGCTCGATGACCTCAAGCGCGAGCTGGCCAAGGTCCGCACCGGCCGGGCCAGCACCGCCATCCTGGATGGCGTCCGGGTGGACTACTATGGCACGCCCACCCCGCTGGCGGGTGTGGCCAGCGTGAACGCCCCGGAGCCCCGCCTCATCACCATCAAGCCCTTTGACAAGAGCTCCCTCAAGGAGATCGAGAAGGCCTTGCGCGAGGCCAACCTCGGCATCAACCCCATGAACGACGGGGAGATGATTCGCCTGCCCTTCCCGCCGCTCACCGAGGAGCGCCGCAAGGACATCGCCAAGCAGGTGAAGTCCAAGGGGGAAGAGCACAAGGTCGCCATTCGCAACATCCGCCGGGACGCCAACGAGGCGCTCAAGGAGAAGCTGAAGGCGAAGACCATCACCGAGGACGACAACAAGCGCACCTCGGAAAAGGTCCAGAAAGAGACCGACGCGGGCGTGGCCCAGGTCGACAGCATCATCGCGGCCAAGGAAAAGGAGGTCATGTCCGTCTGA